In Nostoc sphaeroides, the genomic window CCGATAGTTATGAGACACATTCCAAGTTGATGGATTTGTCACCAATACCAGAGGAAACACAACGGGATTCAGAGGTAATCGATCGCGAGTTACAAATTGTTTCTAACTTTTTGAATACCCACTTACGGGGGCGAAGTCTGTTAGAATTAGCCAACCTCAACTGGAGCGAACTAGATCAGGAATTCCAACGCTACGGGGAATTCTTGAAAAATTCAGTAGCCGAATTGACTCGTCGTACTCATGCGCCGACTGCAACCCAAATTATGGTTCGGGGTGTGTCAGAAGTTTTGCGCCAGCCAGAATTTTCCCAGTTACAGCAGGTACAAACAATTATCCATCTGCTGGAAGAAGAACAAGACCAACTATGGCGATTAATATTTGAGGAACCAGAGCTTGAGGATGTGGGTAAGTCAAAAGTAACGGTTCGCATTGGCGCAGAAAATCTTCTAGAACCGATACGCACCTGCACCTTGATTTCTTCTACCTATCGCCGAGGTTCAATACCAGTAGGAAGTGTGGGAGTTTTGGGGCCAACGCGTCTAGATTATGAAAGTGCGATCGCAGTAGTAGCATCTGCTGCTGATTACCTCTCCGAAGCTTTCAGTTATTTCAATCCCTAGAACAATACCATAGCAGGTAGATCAGCCTAATTTATAGTGGCAAAATCAATAATTAATACCTTTTAACTCTTTCATGGTTAGAAAAATTGCCTTTGGCCTGCTGTGGCTGGGATTCACTATCTATGCCTTTTTCCTAGCTCCTCCTGAGCAACCTGGTACATTCGAGTTAATTAAAACCCTTTCTACTGGCCAGTGGCAAGGCGTTAACCCGTTAATCACAGCACTATTCAACCTCATGGGCATCTGGCCTCTCATCTACAGCGCAGTAGTATTTATTGATGGTAGAGGACAAAAAATACCTGCTTGGCTATTTGCTACTGCCTCTTTTGGAGTCGGGGCATTTGCTTTGTTACCCTATTTAGCCCTTAGAGAACCAAATAATAAGTTTGTTGGTGAAAAGAATGCCTTGCTGAAGCTGCTAGATTCTCGTGTGACTGGGGTTGTGTTAACTGTAGCCACGATTCTTCTAATTGCCTACGGTTTAAGAGGAGGAGATTGGAGCAATTTTGTGCAACAGTGGCAAACTAACCGCTTCATCAATGTGATGAGTTTAGATTTCTGTCTACTTTCTCTATTATTTCCAGCTTTGCTAGAGGATGATATGGCGCGTCGCGTTTGGAAAAATCCACAGATATTCCGGTTAATAGCGTTGATACCGCTATTCGGGCCATTGATTTATTTGTGTGTGCGTCCACCTCTACCAGAAGTGGGTGTAGAGGCAATACCCAGTCAGCAGCCAGCTGTAAATTAAAGCAATTTGTAATTCGTAATTAAAGACAGTTTCAGTCGGGGATTTATACCAATTCACGAAAATCCTGATACATATAGATTTCTCGTAGGGGCAAGGCGCAATGCCCATTGGTGTCAACTTAAGGTGAAAGCCAGTCTATAATCAGCTTTTAGAGATTATCTCGTTCCCAGTCTCCGACTGGGAATGCCGTCCTAGAGGCTCCGCCTCAAGACTTGCGGCAGCAGCCCAATGATGTGCATTTCCAGCAAGAGGCTGGAAACGAGGTTTTAAAAGAGTTTTTGCTTAAGTTGACACCAGTGGGCATTGCCATGCCCCTACCAGGGTATTTGTATCATTATTAAAGTGAAATGGTATTAGCAGAGCCTCCCTTTTTTCAGTGAGTTAGGGATTTTCCACTTTGGGTGCGTAAATCCCAAGAGAAAATTTTTTCTCAAAGTACTTTACAAAACGCAATAAATTCTTTAAGATGTGTAACAGGTAGTCAAACCTACCTAATTCATTCACAAATAATCGCATTTATAAAACAATGACAACAACCTTACAACGTCGCGAAAGCGCCAACGTATGGGATCGGTTTTGCGAGTGGATCACCAGCACCAACAACCGGATTTACATCGGTTGGTTCGGCGTAGTAATGATCCCCACCCTCTTAGCCGCTACCGCTTGCTTCGTAATCGCCTTCATCGCCGCACCTCCAGTAGACATCGATGGCATCCGTGAACCTGTTGCAGGTTCCTTAATTTACGGAAATAACATCATCTCCGGTGCAGTAGTACCTTCCTCCAACGCAATCGGCTTGCACTTCTACCCAATTTGGGAAGCAGCATCCCTTGATGAGTGGTTGTACAACGGTGGCCCTTACCAATTGGTAATATTCCACTTCCTGATTGGCGTATTCTGCTACTTAGGTCGTGAATGGGAACTATCCTACCGCTTAGGTATGCGTCCTTGGATTGCGATCGCATATTCTGCTCCAGTAGCAGCAGCAAGTGCAGTATTCCTCGTATACCCCATCGGACAAGGATCATTCTCTGATGGTATGCCCTTGGGAATAAGCGGAACCTTCAACTTCATGATCGTGTTCCAAGCAGAACACAACATCTTGATGCACCCCTTCCACCAATTAGGTGTAGCAGGTGTATTCGGCGGAAGCTTGTTCTCTGCGATGCACGGTTCATTGGTTACATCTTCTTTGGTTCGTGAAACCACTGAAACCGAATCTCAAAACTACGGTTACAAATTCGGTCAAGAAGAGGAAACCTACAACATAGTTGCAGCCCACGGCTACTTCGGTCGTCTAATCTTCCAATACGCTTCATTCAACAACAGCCGTTCACTGCACTTCTTCTTAGCAGCATGGCCTGTAATCGGCATCTGGTTCACCGCCTTGGGTGTAAGCACAATGGCGTTCAACTTGAACGGTTTCAACTTCAACCAATCAATCATTGATTCAAGCGGTCGCGTCATCAGCACTTGGGCTGATGTAATCAACCGGGCTAACCTGGGTATGGAAGTAATGCACGAGCGCAATGCTCATAACTTCCCCTTAGATTTGGCTGCTGGTGATGTTGCTCCTGTAGCTCTTACCGCTCCTGCTATCAACGGTTAATTCTAAGCTCTAACTAAATCAAAAAGCGCTCTCCCAAAAGGGAGGGCGCTTTTTAGTATCAATGATAAGGCAATACGCTTGGGTTAAGGCTAAAACTCTTTATCAAAGTCAAATTTTTTAACGTAGACGCTTCTCTACAAGACGCTACGCGAACGGCTGGCTTCCCGCAGGGTACCGCAGAGGGAACAGAGAGAACAAAAAAATGCTTAACCCAAGCGTATTAAATGATAAGGGACTTCCAAGAAATAAATTATCCAATCTTGTGGGGTGGGCGACACGAGCGCCCACCCCACAATAAATAGTTGGATATTTTTTTATTTGTCAGCCCCTAACAGCGCTTAATTCTGGCAGGGCATTCTTAGTTGAGTATGCGGTAGTTTAAAAACAACTGACTTCCAACCTGACGAGTTTCGACGAGTTGGAGATGAGGAGCAGCTTGGGGAAGAAAACCCTCTCCCTCCACTGGGGTAGGGGCATCCTTTCCTCCATAAATGACTGGCCAAATTGTCAACCACCAATCGTCAATTCGCCCTGCCTTTACTAGAGCAGCTGTTAAAGAGCCGCCTCCCAAAACAACGACTTTGTGAATACCCCGCTCTGCCATCAAGCTGTAGGCCCGATCCCAGTCTATATCTGTCTCTCCCAAATCGATTAATTCAGCCAGCTTTTGCAAGCTTGTCACATCAGAATTGCGCTCTAAACCAGTCCGTGTTGTAAATATCCATCGCTCAATGTCCTGGCTTAAAAAATGCAAGTCCAGCGATAGGTCAAGGGAACCTGAGACAACGCAGGTAATGGGCTGGGGAGACTGACCCCGAACTTCGCGTGCTGCCAACAGTTCGGGATTGCTAATTGTAAAGGTTCCCCCCTCAGCCCGAATCGTCCCTGCTCCTACCAGGATTAAATCGGCAAGGGAGCCTTGATACTCTAGGTGTGCTTGATCAACTGGATCGGAATCACGAGGCGCTTTAGGATCTACGGCGCTAATTTTTCCATCGGCCGTCATCGCAAGAACCACAGTTGTTTGAATAGCTGACATGATTACATTCTGACGGTTCTTTATAATTTTACCTTTTTGAATTCTTTGCCATAAATAGTTGTTGCATTGTGCTTTAATTTACTTTCTAAGCTATACCTCAAGGTGGTAAAAGAATTTTTGTTGAATAATTGTCTCTACACAAGAGTCAATTTTTTTAAACCTAAGCGACTATCATGCCCAAACGGATATCTGCAATCGTATTTGTCTTAATTTTAATTTTAGGGTTTGCATCTCCAACTCAAGCTGCAACTCCCCGTTCAACTTGGGTCGAGAATGAAATTTATCAATACAATCATCCCTTTGCTTCTCAATTGCCTCAAGAACTGGCAACAAAAATGCAAAAGATGACAGCTAGCCCTTTCGCCTTTTATCGAGGAACAGCTCACATTTTTTATCGTGATATACAGACCTTGCCAAGTTCAGGATTTGTGAATTCTTCAACCTCAGCTATCTGGTTAGAGGGAGATATGCATCTGCAAAATCTTGGAGGGATGAGAGATAGCAACGACAACAACGTTTTTGACACCACCGATTTTGATGAAGCCTATCTTGGCCCCTACATTTGGGATTTGCGACGGATGGCAGTGTCCATTCTGTTGGCAGCTAGAGAGAACAATCTTAACTCAAGTGACGCTCAAGATATTGTCCGTAATTTTTTGGATGCTTATTTGAACAAGATGAGTGACTTTAAGGGAACCAACGACGAACTTTCATACCGTTTGGAATCTGGCAATACGAATGGTGTGGTCAAAGATTTGAATGAACTACCTCTAGCTAGCTTCGCTTGAGCTAGAGGTTTCTGCATCCTCTAGCTTGTTTTTAGCAAAGTTGCTTTGAGATTTCTGACGCTTCTTCGCCCCTAGTTGCCTCATACTTCCAGCTTGCTTTCGCGCCTTGGTGGATGAAGTAGAGCTAGACGACTCTGCGTCTGCGAGGACAGTTCCTGACCCCGGCAGATTCCCTTTACTCCAATAAAGCATAACCTGGGCAGCAGCAATATCTCTATCCTGACGATAACTACAAACACCGCACTCATGTACTCGGATATCGAGTGTTTTCTTGTGCTGGTGTCCACATTTAGGGCAGGTTTGAGAAGGCTTTACAAGGCGGGTTGGAACCTCGATAAATACACCACCAATTTGTTCTACTTTATATTTGATGGCGTTGCGTAGCATTCCAAATCCAACATCAAGGATAGACTTATTTAGTCCAGCCTTTTGTTTATGCGAAGAGCCTTTTTTAGGTTTACTAGTCATGTTTTTGACAACTAGAGTTTCAGTTGCCACCATGCTATTACTGCGTGTTATTTGTGTGGCAACTTGGTGTACCCAATTTTGGCGTTGGTTAGCAACTTTGCGGTTAAGTTTACTAACCTTTAATTGAGCTTTTTTAAACCGTCTAGAAGCTTTTATTTTTTTCTTTCTATTCGGCGCACGTTTACGTCTTTTATCCTTAGATGCTTTTTTGATTAGATGTTCTGCATTCCTCAAAAACTTGGGAGCATCAATTTGTTGGTGATTTTCACCATCAGTAATTGATAAAGCAGATTTACATCCAAAGTCAATACCAATAGCACCACAGGGTAGAATCTCTGGTTTGAGAGCTTGGTCTAATACATTGACAGTAATTGAGGCGTACCATTTACCATTACGATAAAGAATGGTGCAAGTAGTTGGTTTGCCCCAATATTTAGCCTGTCCACGCATTTGAATACGCCCAATCTTAGACAGACCCAAATACCCATTCTCTCCGTCTGACTCTAGCTTAAAACCTGCACAATCTGGATAAGTCCATCCCGAATAATGCCGAATTGATTTAAATCTAGGTCGTTTACCCAATCCCTTAAACCAACGTTCAAAGGCGTAATCAACACGTTTTAAAGTTGCTTGTAGTGCATGACTTGGAAGCTCTTTATATTCTAACCAAACTTCTTTAAACGCAGGTAAACAGTTTTGCTGCTCAAAATAATCAACTTTGTGATTATAGATTTTGTACTGGTTAAATCTGTTGTTTACTGCGGCATTGTACAAGTCCTTGTGGAGCTTTCGGTGATACCGCAATGTTAATTCAGTTTTTTCATTTGGGTATAAACGAAAGGTCATTCGTCTTGTTGCCACAGTATGTTTTTGTTTCCCTTCGACTACGCTCAGGGTAAACCTCCGAAATCTGGTATATTAGTCAGAATACATCAGACACGGTTACTTGTCAAATGCTTCCTCGCAAAGGGTCACATGCTGTTTTCTCTATTCACTTGCACTTTGTTTTTATTACCAAATATCGCAAACAGGTAATTACTGCACCAATCCTTGAAAGGATGCATGAGATTTTTGCAAATATTTGCATTAAAACTAATTGTATTTTGATAGAATTCTCAGGTGAACAAGACCACGTTCATTTGTTGGTAGACTACCATCCAGATAACAATATTTCTGATTTCACTTCTAGTTTAAAGTCTGCTAGTAGTAGGGTTATTCGCAAAGAATTTAAAGAACATATTGACAAGTTTTACTGGAAACCCCTGTTTTGGTCTAGCTCTTATTATGTTGCGTCAAGTGGAGGCGCACCAATCGACAAATTAAAACAATACATTAAAGATCAAGATGCGCCAATCGAATAAATATGGATTGGTTATTTCCACTTCGTTCCAATAACCCGCTCTGATCCCTACCCTACTAAGAGTTGAGGGTAGGGACTGCCGCGATGCGTTCAAAAGGCATCAGACAAGAACCGTTCTAGGTTGCTAAGTAAGTACACGCAGTTAAATAACACTAACAATCGAGTATTCCAGACTACCTCAGAACTTCAGCCTGTATCCAGCAGCACCTATTCAGACATTGCTGGGGCTATGAGCAGTTACATTGCCTCAATTCCTAGCATTAAACGCTACAACAATAGTTATTATGCTCTTAAAGACATTCGGCTAAAATTAGGTTCAGGCACTGGTAGTCTTGGTAAGTACCGATATTACTTGCTGATTGAGGGGCCAAGTTCAGTAACCGACGACGATCGCATTTTGCAGATGAAGCAGGAAGGCAGTAGCGCAGTTGCGATCGCAGTTCCAGGTTTGCTACCAACTTCAGTTTACGGCAATCAAGAAGGGGCCAGAGTGGCAATCGCTACTAAAGCAATGCTCTCTAATACTGATCCTTTGGTTGGCTACACTACGGTTAATAGCATCCCCTTTATGGTACATGAAAAATCACCCTACCAAGTGGACTTTGACTATACATTGCTAACTACTAAGTCAAAATTCATGGATGCGATGGGATATGCGGGGAAGGTGGTTGCCAAGAACCATGCAATCTCTGATAAAGACTATGATGCTGCGATTATTCCCGTAAGCGTTGATAAAGAAGTGACTGATATTGTCAGTGGTAACAAGGCTGTATTCAAAGACGAAATTGTTAACTTTGCGGTAGACTATGCAACTCAAGTTGAGTATGACTACACGAGTTTTGTAAATGCTTATAACCAAGGGGTGATACTCTACTAGTAGCGCAAGGCAAAAGTCACTCATTCAAAAGACTTTAATTTTGAAGGGGTTGAGAAACGAACCGCATTCGCAAAGCGTCTCGCAGAGAAGACGCATACCCCTCCGGGGAAGCAAGCTACGCGCAGCGTCTCGTCAGAGAAGAACGCAAAGGAAGAAAAACTAAGAATGAGTTTAGTCATGATATTTAATGAGACAGACCACTAGAACACCGATTCAGTATTTAGAGATTGTCTGCTATTCAAACCTTGAGGAGCGAATTTATAATGTTTCGTCTACTAACAGCTTTGGCGCAGCGACTCCTGCGGAGTCTCGCTTTGGTAATATTGCTAACTTTGATTAATAGTTTAATACTTCCTGCCGCCACTTGGGCTGCCTCTTCTGGTTTGGGAGTTGATAATGGTCATCTTAGTTCTTGTCCAGCTTCAGACAACTGTGTTGTTAGTCAAGATGGTGATCCCAAACATGCCATTGACCCAATTGCTTATCATATAGATCGCGATGCAGCACGAAAAACCTTACTCAAAGCTCTCACCGTTGTTCCACGCACAGAAGTTATAGAACAGACAGATAATTACATCCACGCTCTTTCTAAAAGCCGCATCTTCAAATTTATTGATGATGTAGAGTTTTATTTCCCTCCTAATGAGTCAGTAATTCATGTGCGATCGGCCGCTCGCGTGGGAGAGTCGGATCTTGGTGTTAATCGCAGGCGTTTGGAGCAAATTCGTCTGGCTCTGCGCGATCTAAATATTTGATTTTGGCTTGAGTAGCAAGATGTTTAAAACCCACATCTTTCGTAAGGGCATGAAAAACCTAACCCCCTAATACCAATTCTGTATGAAGATGCACAGAATATTAAACGAACCGCCAAGTACGCCAAGGACGCCAAGAATAGAGAGTTACTCATTTAGTGCAGCTTCACATTAAATTGGTATAACCCTCAACTCGTCGCTCTAAGGGGGAAAATTCAAAGTCTCTCTCCTTAAAGGAAGAGAGAAATAGAAGTGAGGTTTTCCAGATAACCTGAATTGTCAGGTAGATTAACCGCTTCACCTCACCAACTGCGCGGCGGAATTAAAAAATTGACGACACAACCCCTTTGTGACTAAAACTGTTGTCAACAAGTTAGCAAAAGCCACCATGAACATAATCAAAATTTCGTAGGATACAGCATCCAGAGGTTTCACACCAGCTAACAACTGTCCGGTGGTAATTCCTGGTATTGCCACCATACCGATGAGGATCATTTGATTGAGAGTCGGAATCAATCCGGCTCTGATGGCGTCTTTGCGATACTGGCTAACTGCTTGCTCGGGTGTTGCGCCTAAGCTCAAATGGGTTTCTATTTCGAGATGGCTGGAATTGATGGTGCTGACAAGACGATCGCCTGCGATCGCAGCTGCATTGGTAGCATTACCTAAAACTATCCCTGCTAAGGGAATTATATACTGTGGTTCATACCATCTTTCTGGTTGAATAATCAAGAAGTTGGTGTAAAGCACTGTCAGGGCGGTACTAATTAAAATTGCACCCCACACTAAAGGCAACACATAAGGAATTTTTTGGCTGATCCGATTTCGTGCGACAATCGCCGTAATTGTCAGCATTATTGTTAATATCGCCAAAACTGCCCAAGCATTGTCCAAAGCCAAGATGAAATCTAAAATGTATCCCAATACAAGTAGTTGTAAGATGGTTCTCCCAGTAGCAAGGGCTAAATTTAACTCTAGTCCTAATTTTTCCCAGGCAGATAAACCAATGGCGATCGCCATCAATCCCACAGCAATAGCTAAATCCACGAAATCCAGCTTGATCAACTCCTGCATGGTTTCTCTATCTCCTGGTATTTTCTTCTCAAAGCAGCCCACACAAGAGGAACTTTGATCCGATGTGTTGGATCTTGGTTGATATATATCACCTTCATCAATTCAAAATTCAAAAATGGTACAACCTTAACGTGGCAAACACCTAGTATGCTTATTATCTGTAAATTAAATGTGCGGTAGTTTCTAGCGCCACAGTTTAAGTAAAAACCCTAATAGATGCGTATCTTGGGCGATAGTCTTTTAGTAGCTCCTTTTTGATTAACAATTCAATCAGCAAAAATTGACTCTCGAAGTGCATCCTTTGTATCTCCCAATAAAATAAGAACTCATGATCCAAAGTGTAAATCCTATCCCTGCCTTTGATATCAAGCAGCAATACACCACCATCGAAGCAGAAGTAAGTGCAGCTGTCTTAGAGGTTCTGGCTTCTGGCCGCTATATTGGCGGCCCCTTAGTCGAAGGCTTTGAACAACAGTTTGCTGCTTATAATACTGTTACTCAATGTGTGGCTTGTAATTCTGGCACTGATGCGCTCTACTTAGCGTTACGAGTCTTGGAAATTGGTGCAGGCGATGAAGTGATTACAACGCCTTTTACCTTTATTGCTACATCTGAAGTAATTAGCGCCGTGGGTGCAAAGCCTGTTTTCGTTGATATTGACGCTACTACGTTTAATTTGGATGTGGAGCAAGTAGCGGCGGCGATTACGTCCAAAACTAAAGCGATTATCCCAGTTCACCTATTTGGACAACCTGTGGATATGGCATTATTGATGGCGATCGCTCAGTCTCACAATTTGGCAATAATTGAAGATTGCGCTCAGTCTACAGGGGCAATGTGGGCTAATCAAAAAGTAGGAAGCATTGGACATATTGGTTGCTTTAGTTTCTACCCTACCAAAAATCTTGGTGGTTGCGGCGATGGCGGGGCAATAACGACTAATGACCCTGCGATCGCTACTAAACTGCGAATACTACGAGATCATGGCAGTAAAGTTAGATATTTACATGAAGAAATCGGTGTAAATAGCCGCTTGGATGCTCTCCAAGCAGCTATTTTGCAAATTAAGCTACGTTATTTAGATATTTGGAACAATCGCCGACGAGATATCGCCAACTATTACTACCAGTATCTGTCTCAAGTTCCGGGGATTGTGCCGCCCCAAGAGTTACCTGAGGGTATTGGGGTATGGAATCAATACACTATTCGCATCTCCGGCGAAGGGCGCAATGGTTCTAGCGCCAAATATCGAGATTGGGTGCGTAGTCAATTGCAAGAACAGGGCGTGAGTTCAATGATTTACTATCCCCACCCTTTACATTTGCAGCCAGTTTATCAAAATCTGGGCTATGAAATTGGGGATTTACCAATAGCAGAGCAAGCTTGCCATGAAGTTATATCCTTGCCTATGTATCCAGAACTGACACAACAACAGCAAGATCAGGTGATTTATGCGCTGAAAGAAGTTATGAGTTAGGAGTTTTAATTTTGGAGTTAGGAGTTAGGAGTTAGGAGTTAGGAGTTTTAATTTTGGAGTTAGGAGTTGGGAGGTAGGAGTTTAAAGTTAGGAGTTTGAAGTTAGGAGTTTAAAGTTTGAAGTTAGGAATGAATAAATCCTTCAACTCATAACTCATCACTCCTAACTCTTAACTCTTAACTCCTAACTCCTAACTCTTAACTCTTAACTCCTAACTCCTAACTCTTAACTCTTAACTCCTAACTCCTAACTCTTAACTCTTAACTCATTATTTGCAGTCGCTAAGGCTTCTACTAAGCCACGCACAGCAGCAATCATTGCTATTTCGCTATTGAGTTGGTTGATGGCGGAACCAACACCAACACCAGCAGCACCAGCCGCGATCGCTAATGGTGCGGTAACGTTAGAAATGCCTGAAGCACACAATACTGGTAGTGACACCACACGGGAAATCTCAAAAGCTGCTGCCAAGGTGGGAGCAGCTTTTTCAATTAATCCTAGTGTTCCAGCGTTAACTGGGTTACTGCTAGTACCGCCTTCGGTTTGGATAATGTCTGCTCCAGCTTTCACCAGTTCTTCTGCTAACTGCACCTGTTGATCTAGTTCCAAAATGTGGGGAACGGTAACAGATAGGGTAATTTCCGGGAAGAGAGCGCGGGTTTGCTGAGTCAGTGCTAGCACTTCTGGAGCCTCAAAGCGGCGTCCTTGAGCATAGAAGGAATCGAAATTCCCGATTTCAATTAAATCAGCACCAGCTGCTACAGCTTGCACAAATTTTTCTGGCTCTACTGCTGAAACACAAACTGGTAAATTTGTCAAACTTTTAGCTAGTTGGACTAAGGCTGCATCGGCGGCAATATCGACAAAAGTAGCACCGCCAAATTCAGCAGCTTTCACGGTAGCAGCGACGCTAGCGGCGTCGAAGTTATTCAAGCCGCTAATCACTTTCAGGACGCGGCGGTTAGTAAATGCACGTTGGAGTGGGGAATGCATCGTCATAGTTTGGCTTTTGAAGCTACGAAAATTAGGTATATTCTACCGTCCCTTAGTTAATCCGGGACTAAATAACTATCGCAGTTGCCAAATCTTGATAGTTTTATCCTTTTTCTTGGATTAGCGATCGCTACAGCGTATTTCAGGTAAATGAGGTACACCCGTAGGGGCATGGCACTGCCATGCCCTTACAATTATCTGTACCTCACCAACTTGCAATCTGCTGTATATTGTAAAATTTTGTTCTTGGAGTTTACTCTGCCAATTCAGCTAGGTATTAAAACAATTCGCAATTCGCAATTCGCAATGGGCAACTCTTGGAGACGCTAAAAGCGAACGCCCCGCTACGCTAACGCAATACGTGAAAGTGAAGGGGATTTAGACCCCGACACAAAACGCGCTGTCTGTCTTACTGGGGACTTAAACCCCCACCACTTGTTAAATGCAGCATAAATTTAGCAGATCCATCTGTGAAAATAATTAAGTTATTGTTTTCAGGAGGAAGATATGACTGAAGAAATAATGGCAAACTTTGACGATAAAGAAATACTTGAACTCTGGGATAATAGAGCTAAAGACTGGGATATTCAAGTTGGCGAAGATGGCGACAGCAATCGAATTCTGAACTCAGATCCAGTCCTATGGAGTTTCGCTGGTAATGTTGCAGGATTGTCTGTCCTCGATGCTGGTTGTGGCACAGGATATTTAGCACGGCAGCTTTGTCTTAAAGGGGCCAGTGTAACTGGTATAGATTTTTCTCCTCAGATGATAGAAATTGCCCAATTCAGAGCTAGCCAAAATAATCTAGATATAGATTTTCATTTGGATTCATGCACTGAACTCAAGTCGCTTCCAGATCAACAATTTGATATGATTATCTCGAATTATGTTCTCATGGATTTGCTTGATCTCGAAGGAGCAATTAGGGCATTCAATCGTGTTCTGAAGTCTAGTGGTATTGCAATCCTTGTGTTCTCACATCCTTGTTTTCCCCAAGGTAACTCGACGACTGTAAATGAAGATGGAACAGTTTTTTATGGTTGGACTTCTTCTTACTTTGAAAGGACACAACATAGCGACCAACCTTGGAACCATTTTACAACACCATTTATCTGGTTTCACCGCCCTCTTTCCGATTACTGGAAAGCTTTCAAGGCAGCAGGTTTTTCTGTGGACGAATTTGAAGAACCA contains:
- a CDS encoding ABC transporter permease; its protein translation is MQELIKLDFVDLAIAVGLMAIAIGLSAWEKLGLELNLALATGRTILQLLVLGYILDFILALDNAWAVLAILTIMLTITAIVARNRISQKIPYVLPLVWGAILISTALTVLYTNFLIIQPERWYEPQYIIPLAGIVLGNATNAAAIAGDRLVSTINSSHLEIETHLSLGATPEQAVSQYRKDAIRAGLIPTLNQMILIGMVAIPGITTGQLLAGVKPLDAVSYEILIMFMVAFANLLTTVLVTKGLCRQFFNSAAQLVR
- a CDS encoding DegT/DnrJ/EryC1/StrS family aminotransferase, whose translation is MIQSVNPIPAFDIKQQYTTIEAEVSAAVLEVLASGRYIGGPLVEGFEQQFAAYNTVTQCVACNSGTDALYLALRVLEIGAGDEVITTPFTFIATSEVISAVGAKPVFVDIDATTFNLDVEQVAAAITSKTKAIIPVHLFGQPVDMALLMAIAQSHNLAIIEDCAQSTGAMWANQKVGSIGHIGCFSFYPTKNLGGCGDGGAITTNDPAIATKLRILRDHGSKVRYLHEEIGVNSRLDALQAAILQIKLRYLDIWNNRRRDIANYYYQYLSQVPGIVPPQELPEGIGVWNQYTIRISGEGRNGSSAKYRDWVRSQLQEQGVSSMIYYPHPLHLQPVYQNLGYEIGDLPIAEQACHEVISLPMYPELTQQQQDQVIYALKEVMS
- a CDS encoding DUF561 domain-containing protein yields the protein MTMHSPLQRAFTNRRVLKVISGLNNFDAASVAATVKAAEFGGATFVDIAADAALVQLAKSLTNLPVCVSAVEPEKFVQAVAAGADLIEIGNFDSFYAQGRRFEAPEVLALTQQTRALFPEITLSVTVPHILELDQQVQLAEELVKAGADIIQTEGGTSSNPVNAGTLGLIEKAAPTLAAAFEISRVVSLPVLCASGISNVTAPLAIAAGAAGVGVGSAINQLNSEIAMIAAVRGLVEALATANNELRVKS
- a CDS encoding class I SAM-dependent methyltransferase; translated protein: MTEEIMANFDDKEILELWDNRAKDWDIQVGEDGDSNRILNSDPVLWSFAGNVAGLSVLDAGCGTGYLARQLCLKGASVTGIDFSPQMIEIAQFRASQNNLDIDFHLDSCTELKSLPDQQFDMIISNYVLMDLLDLEGAIRAFNRVLKSSGIAILVFSHPCFPQGNSTTVNEDGTVFYGWTSSYFERTQHSDQPWNHFTTPFIWFHRPLSDYWKAFKAAGFSVDEFEEPRITPERYHLAENNRKLFNSKTRPYSVVFKLVKVK